AGTTGGGAATAATTGCGCAGGAACGACAGCAGTTTGATGAGGCGGAGCAGTGGTATCGTAAAGCGCTTGAAATAAGAGAGAGGCTGGGCCTGCAAAGGGATGCCGCTACCGATTATCACCAGTTGGGAATAATTGCGCAGGAACGACAGCAGTTTGATGAGGCGGAGCAGTGGTACCGTAAAGCGCTTGAGATATTTGAGAAGCTGGGCTTGGAAAGATACGCCGCTTACGGGTATCATCAGTTGGGAATAATTGCGCAGGAACGACAGCAGTTTGACGTGGCGGAGCAGTGGTATCGCAAAGCGCTTGAAATATATGATAAGATTGGGCATCCTCCTTTAAAAGTAGATACATTAGCACAGTTTGGTGTTTTACGCTTTCACCAGGGACGGCTCCACGAGTCAGTGGCATGGTTCGCAAAGGCTTATGGAATCGCATCTGCATACAGGATGCCAGTTGTAGAAATGATAAAATCATCGATTAGAAGACTGCTTGAAGCGATGGGGAGAGAGGGATTCGTGAATGCGTGGCGAGAAGCGACAGGTGGCGAAGAGCCGAGAATTGATGAGATTAAAGTTAAAGGGCAAATACGGCGGGAGAAAAATTAAATTAAGCAAACACCTTTTTATTTTTATGCCTCTCGACTTGGGGGACCATCGCAGGAATAATAGGATCACTAATCGCAGTAGTAGTAGGTATATTGTGGAGATTTGCAGTGTGGTATGGGGGGTTAAGGGAATGGAGAAAGAAGATAGACGAATGGAAGACGAGCCTCGCTAATTTAAATTTGGAAAGATGGATGGGCTCAACAGA
The sequence above is drawn from the Methanophagales archaeon genome and encodes:
- a CDS encoding tetratricopeptide repeat-containing protein, whose translation is LGIIAQERQQFDEAEQWYRKALEIRERLGLQRDAATDYHQLGIIAQERQQFDEAEQWYRKALEIFEKLGLERYAAYGYHQLGIIAQERQQFDVAEQWYRKALEIYDKIGHPPLKVDTLAQFGVLRFHQGRLHESVAWFAKAYGIASAYRMPVVEMIKSSIRRLLEAMGREGFVNAWREATGGEEPRIDEIKVKGQIRREKN